Genomic segment of Calditrichota bacterium:
CGGAGGGGGAACCCGGATCGCAATGCGGGGAAAGTACTGGGCGATTTTCTGGGGAGACTCAACTCGAGAGGAAGGTTTCGATCGAGGCACCTACCTATATCAGCTTTCAGCAAACGAGGGAAGAAGCTGGTTACCCATACACCAAATTACCGATGACTCGACTATAGGCAACACGAATCGAGGATTTGAAATTCGTGGAAACGAAGTGAGACTTAATACGGCTTCTCACTATCATGATGGGGAATATGGTCAGTATTTTCACCAGTTAGTGGGGATCATCCACCCTGACACATTGTTACCTGTGATCCAAGAGGCAAGACAGCTCGCGGACACGCTGTCGGGGGGATCAACCGTCGAGTTTCTTGCAACGGCCACAGATAGTGATTCGCTTTGGCGAATGCAAGTGGTACTTCGCGCCGGAGCGAGTGATGATTCGGTAGTTGTTCCACTTGAGGAATCAGCGGAATCGCAGTATTCCGGTCTCTGGTTGGTTCCACAAGAAACAGGGGAATGGTTCTACTACTATCGAGCGGAAGACATGTGGGAAAATGTGACCACGACGACGGTTGATACGCTTTTTGTTGGCACACTAAGTGGTACCGCGCACTTGCCAAGTCTTGTTAGTGCGCTTGATCTTGATGTCTTTCCGAATCCTTTTAACTCGACATTGCGTGTTACGCTGGTTGCGCCGCTGAATTCTGATGTTTCGGTGTTGCTGTATGATTTGTTGGGGCGGGAGGTGGATGTGATTTATCGGGGGCGGCTCTCGTCAAATACGATTTCTTATGCTGCGCCTGCTGCGCTCTCTAGTGGGGTTTATTTTGTGCGGGCGAGTACTTCTTCGCAGGTGAGTTTGAAGAAGGTGGTGCTGCTTAAGTGAAGGATAAGGGATGGGGGATGGAAGCGGGTGGTTTGGGGTTTCGGGTTGCGCTTGGGATGGTGGCGTCCTTTTAATAGGTCCCTACGGGATGACAGCGTTTTACATTTTGGTTTTCACTTTTGGGGTCTGTGGTACTTATTCATAGGTCCTTACAGAGGATGACGGAAGTTCGGGGCACCCGCAGCGGGTGCCGCCGCGATGAAAGCGGAGGAGTTTTTGGGTTGCGCTTGGGGTGGTTGCGTCCTTTTGCAAGATCCTTCCAGGATGACAAGGCGCGGGACGAATTCGGGTTGCGATTGAAGTGGTAACGTCCTTTTAGTAGGTCCCTACGGGATGACAGGTGTTTTGTTTTCTCAGTTTGCACTTCAGATGGTGGCGTTTTTTGAGTAGATCCTTATCCTTCCGAGGACAGGCGCCGGATGACAGAAGGCGGAGTTTCGATTTGGGATTTTCGATTTTCTCGGAAGCCCCCCTTAATCCCCCCAAAACTGCTACGCAGATTTGGGGGGAGAGCGGAATCGAAAAACCCCGACGTTGCCGTCGGGGTTTTTTGTGAACTGAAATGCGAAACGTCAGCGGCTTGGAAGCACTGCGGGAATCCAGGTTGCATCGAACTCGACGTAGTCAACCCAAACGGATTCTTCCGAGTCATTTGTCCAGAGGGTGAGTCTTAGCGAATACGTTCCGGCCGGAAGATTCTGAAGTGACTGGCAGAAGAGATCACCGGGTGCGACATTTTTCACGGTCCGTGAAAAAGCTACGATTTGGCCAAAGTCGTCCAGCAATTCGAGACGGCCACTCCATACAACACCGTCATTTTGCGGCGTTTCATCCACTACCGCAGTCGCGAAGAAGGTGATAACGGAGTTTGCATTGGTCGCAAAAGTCGTAGACAATACATCTGTCTCATCATTGACCACGCCATCGTCGACGTTATAGACTTGCTTGAAACCACCGCTGGACGTGTTGCCGGCAACGCGAGCGGAATCCGCGATACGCGCGGTGTCGGCGAAACACGAATAGAATGCGTAGGGCACTGCGGCGATGAATTGACGCGGAGTCATATAGACGTCGTCATAAGATAGCCCGAGCCACGCGCCTTCGGCGGGGAAATCTGAGAGCATCAGAGGATGTCCCCACCCGAGAGTGACTTCGAAGACACCGTTGACGACGGTGACGGAATCCCACTCAGACCAGATCGGCGGACCGCCGAAAGCCCCGGTGTAGATATGGAACCCAACTTCATAGACGCCGTCAGGCATGATGTTGCCGTCCTGATCCGTAAACACCGCTTGGTAGTTCATCATGGTCGGACCGTTCGCGAAGGAAGGGGCAACCACAGCCAGCATAAGGGCAAACAAGAGAACAGCGAGTCTCATGGAGAGAATATCCTGAAATGAAAAATTAGATTACTTAAGAAGCGTCAGTTTGCGCACTTGGACGCGAGACGAGTGGGACAAGCGCGCGAAATATTCACCGGAGGGCAGCGTGGCGCCGTTTTGCGCGAGACCGTCCCACGTGATGTGATGGAGACCGGGAGCGAGATCGCTCAGGTCATAGGAACGAACTTGTTGTCCGAGCAGATTGAAAATGGTCAATTCGCCTGCGCCCGCTTTGTCGAGCGAGAAGGGAATAACCGTGCTGGGATTGAAGGGATTGGGATAATTTTGCTCGAGTCCGAAATTCAGGGGGACTTCAGCAGGCTGTTGGGGAGTAGCCGAGGGTCTGAGCAGGAATTGCTGCAAGACACGGACATAGCCGGAGTGCATGACAGCGCCGCTGCTGGTGGTGCCGAAATACCCGACGATCGGCTGGCCGAGGTAGCCCTGAATAAATCCTGACGTGCCGCCCGTGCCGCTATTGGTGCTGAGCGTCATAGGCAGTTTTGCGTTTTGCGCCCAGAGTGAAAACGGCACAAGGCAAAGGACGATGAGGAAAGATAGGGATTTTCGATTCACGAGCGCGCTCTGTGACAGATGATATGCGAAATTCCTTAGGCCGGAATTGGGGCCGCAGGAGTGTAAGCCAAATCTTGGGATAGGTTTAGACCGGAAGAATTGGACAGAAACCTATGTGATTCAGCACTCAAAACTAACTATTTAGGCTTTGAAAGTCAAGGCGATTCGTGAACTTAGGGCAAATCTGGGGCCGTTAGATTGGAGCGAAATGGTGTGATTGGGTGAGATTGAGAGGTGATTCCTCTGATTCGTTGACGGGCCGCAACATCATGTGTGGGGCTATACTGTTAAAAGCATGATAAGAATGAATTTGAAGACGAAGAAGTGGTATATTAGTATTGGTATTGCATTTTCCAAAAGTGCGGATTGGGATTGCATAAGGCATCCTCCTGCAATATATTAGTTATACTTGCAAAAGAAACACGAAACATAAATTGCAGGGCAAAACCTAACAAGCAGAGGATGAAAGAATGAAGAAGCTTTTGACACTGTGTACTATGCTGGCTTTGGTCGCATCGGCGGCTTTTGCTGGCACCAGTTACAAGAAGGACAAGATTGACGGTTTGAAGTCGAATGCTACCTCGGTTGAGCAACCGAGCGCTGAAAAGCAAGCATTGATTGACCAGCTTGCGATCGAGTCTATCTACACGAAGTTGGCGAACAATGTCGATTTGACGCCGGCGGAGAAAGAGATGATTCTGGACTATGAAGCTCAGAATCCGAGTCGTGAAGGCAATTTGGACGCCGTAGGCGGTCCGGACCTTTACGGCTATATGTATGTCGATAACATGGACGGTGACACGTCGACGTTTGACTGGATCGAAATTTCGAATACCGGTACGTTGATCGCTGGCGCGAGCAATGCCGACGACGCAGCCGGTCCGGCAACGTGGGGCTGGAGCTTCCCGTTCTATGGCGCGAGCTATTCTCTGGGTTATGCCGGTTCGAACGGAACGTTCCAGTTCACGACGAACAGCTCGTCCTACAGCAATACGTGCACGCTTCCGTCGTCGGTTGGTCCGGCGATTTTCCCGTTCTGGGATGACCAGCACACGGGTCGCGGCGGCACGGGCACGTCGGGCACGGTGAGTGACTCGGGCGCGGTGTTCTTCCAGGATTTCGGCAGCTACGTCGTGATTCAGTGGGACTCGGTGGGTCGTTACAGCCCGTCGTTCCAGCACACTTATACTTACGAGTTGATTCTTTATCCTGACGGCAAGGCGAAGGTTCAGATTCTTGCTTTGGACGTTTGGCCGACCTCGACGACGAATCCTTCCCCGACGGTTGCTATTCAGGGCACCGGCGCGGGCAATGCTCTGCCGTATTTCTGCTCGACGGCTGCCACTCCTGACGGCAACCTGACGGGCCGTGCGATTTGGTTCTACCCGCCGGCTTCTGCTCCGACGGGCCGTTGCTGCTATTTGGATGGCGGACATGGCGCTTGCCGCGACGATATGACTGGTGAAGACTGCGACGCCATTGGCGGCGCGTGGGGTGGCCCGGGCACGACGTGTGCGGACAATCCCTGCCCGGTTGGCCGTTGCTGCTACTATGACGGCGTTGCTGGTGCCTGTGCTGATGTTATTCAGCTTGAGTGTAATTTCCTCGGCGGTACGTGGGCTTCGGGCTTGAACTGCACCGACAGTCCCTGCACGGTTGGCCGTTGCTGCTACGACGACGCTGGCCATGCTGGCTGCGCCGACGTGATTGAAGCCGAATGTGATTTCTTGGCCGGCACTTGGGCGTCTGGCTTGACGTGTACTGCGAATCCGTGCCCGGTGGCCCTGCAGGGATCGGATGACTGCCCGGGTCCGCTGCTTACGGCTCCGATTACGGTTGCCGGTACGACAGTAGGTGCGACGGTTGAAGTTGGCCTTCCGTTCTGCGGCACGAGCTACACGGCCCCCGGTGTTTGGTACACCGTTGTTGGTACTGGCAACACGCTGACCGCGAGCCTGTGCGGATCGAGCTATGACACGAAGCTGCATGTCTATTGCGGCGATTGTGGAGCGTTTACTTGTATTGGCGGCAATGACGACTTCTGCAGTCTGCAATCGCAGTTGTCTTGGTGCTCGAATGCCGGAACAACCTACCACATTTTGGTTTCCGGTTTTTCGGCGAGCGTAGGTGACTATACTTTGGCATTGTCGGATGACGGCGTTGCCTGCACAGGCGCGATCAACTGTAATCCGGAAGGCCGTTGCTGTTACATCGACGGAGCTTCTGGTGCGACGGCATGTGCCGACTTGCTGGCTGAAGACTGTGCGGCGCTGGGCGGCGAGTTTGACGCCGAAGCGACTTGTGCGGACGGTCCGTGCGGCGGCAGCTGCTGCTACATTGAAGCCGGTCAAGGCTTCTGCGACAACATCGCCCATTGCGATGAAGACGTACTTGAATCGGCATGTTTGGTTCTTGGCGGCACGTGGTACGCCGGCCTTTCCTGCGCCGAGACTCCCTGCAACGCGAACCCGTGTGTTTGCGAATGCACGACGTATGCAAACGCGCATGGAACGCTCGCGGCTGACGAGACGACCTATCCGATCGACTCCGCGATTCCGACGACTTGTGTGACGATCAACGTTCCGATCGAATACCACATCACCGACTTGAACGTGAACATCGACCTCGTCCACACGTTTGACGCCGACCTCGACATGTTCCTGACGTCCCCGTTGGGCACGATTGTCGAATTGTCGACGGACAACGGCGGTTCGGGCGAGAACTTCACCTGCACCGAGTTCGACGACGAAGCGGTCGATCCGATCACTGGCGGCGTTGCTCCGTTCACGGGTTCGTTCCAGCCGGAAGGCATGCTGTCTGACTTCGACGGCGAGAACGCAGTTGGCGACTGGCTGCTGTGCATCACGGACGATGCGGGCGGCGACGTTGGTTACATCATCGGCGTCTGCTTGAAGTTTGAGTACGACGAGATTCTGCCTGTGGCCTTTGGCAGCTTTGACGCTGTTGCCGGCAATGGCAAGATCACGTTGAACTGGAACACGATGTCCGAGCACAACGTGGATCACTTCGAGCTGTCGCGTGACGGTTCTGTGGTGACGACGATTGCTGCGCACAACGA
This window contains:
- a CDS encoding T9SS type A sorting domain-containing protein produces the protein MTLSTNSGTGGTSGFIQGYLGQPIVGYFGTTSSGAVMHSGYVRVLQQFLLRPSATPQQPAEVPLNFGLEQNYPNPFNPSTVIPFSLDKAGAGELTIFNLLGQQVRSYDLSDLAPGLHHITWDGLAQNGATLPSGEYFARLSHSSRVQVRKLTLLK
- a CDS encoding T9SS type A sorting domain-containing protein, producing MKKLLTLCTMLALVASAAFAGTSYKKDKIDGLKSNATSVEQPSAEKQALIDQLAIESIYTKLANNVDLTPAEKEMILDYEAQNPSREGNLDAVGGPDLYGYMYVDNMDGDTSTFDWIEISNTGTLIAGASNADDAAGPATWGWSFPFYGASYSLGYAGSNGTFQFTTNSSSYSNTCTLPSSVGPAIFPFWDDQHTGRGGTGTSGTVSDSGAVFFQDFGSYVVIQWDSVGRYSPSFQHTYTYELILYPDGKAKVQILALDVWPTSTTNPSPTVAIQGTGAGNALPYFCSTAATPDGNLTGRAIWFYPPASAPTGRCCYLDGGHGACRDDMTGEDCDAIGGAWGGPGTTCADNPCPVGRCCYYDGVAGACADVIQLECNFLGGTWASGLNCTDSPCTVGRCCYDDAGHAGCADVIEAECDFLAGTWASGLTCTANPCPVALQGSDDCPGPLLTAPITVAGTTVGATVEVGLPFCGTSYTAPGVWYTVVGTGNTLTASLCGSSYDTKLHVYCGDCGAFTCIGGNDDFCSLQSQLSWCSNAGTTYHILVSGFSASVGDYTLALSDDGVACTGAINCNPEGRCCYIDGASGATACADLLAEDCAALGGEFDAEATCADGPCGGSCCYIEAGQGFCDNIAHCDEDVLESACLVLGGTWYAGLSCAETPCNANPCVCECTTYANAHGTLAADETTYPIDSAIPTTCVTINVPIEYHITDLNVNIDLVHTFDADLDMFLTSPLGTIVELSTDNGGSGENFTCTEFDDEAVDPITGGVAPFTGSFQPEGMLSDFDGENAVGDWLLCITDDAGGDVGYIIGVCLKFEYDEILPVAFGSFDAVAGNGKITLNWNTMSEHNVDHFELSRDGSVVTTIAAHNEASEANYSFVDNDVTNGVEYSYSLVSVDVNGNRQNLATVSATPNAGAVVSEYALHQNYPNPFNPTTNIVFDMLEAGHVTISVYNIMGQKVAELVNGVAEAGRHSVTFDATSLSSGLYLYKMEANGFTAQSKMVLMK